From Serinus canaria isolate serCan28SL12 chromosome 26, serCan2020, whole genome shotgun sequence, one genomic window encodes:
- the SYT2 gene encoding synaptotagmin-2, protein MTFKQASMMAPEATASTLPMSTMENSTEAAGPGESKEDMFTKLRDKFMNELNKIPLPPWALIAIAVVAGLLILTCCFCICKKCCCKKKKNKKEKGKGMKNAMNMKDMKSGNQDDDDAEMGLTEGEGEEEEKEPENLGKLQFSLDYDFQANQLTVGILQAAELPALDMGGTSDPYVKVFLLPDKKKKYETKVQKKTLNPAFNETFTFKVPYQELGGKTLVMAIYDFDRFSKHDIIGEVKVPMNTVDLGQPIEEWRDLQSGEKEEPEKLGDICISLRYVPTAGKLTVCILEAKNLKKMDVGGLSDPYVKIHLLQNGKRLKKKKTTVKKKTLNPYFNESFSFEIPFEQIQKVQVVITVLDYDKLGKNEAIGKIFTGLNSTGTELRHWSDMLANPRRPIAQWHSLKPEEEVDAALGKNK, encoded by the exons ATGACGTTCAAGCAAGCGTCCATGATGGCCCCGGAGGCCACGGCCAGCACGCTGCCCATGAGCACCATGGAGAACTCCACTGAGGCTGCGGGGCCGGGCGAGAGCAAGGAGGACATGTTCACCAAGCTGAGGGACAAGTTCATGAATGAGCTCAACAAGATCCCCT TGCCACCCTGGGCCCTCATTGCCATCGCAGTCGTGGCCGGACTCCTCATCCtcacctgctgcttctgcatctgcaagaagtgctgctgcaagaagaagaagaacaagaaggagaAGGGCAAAGGCATGAAAAATGCCATGAACATGAAGGATATGAAGTCAGGCAACCAG GACGACGATGACGCAGAGATGGGTCTGACAGAGGGggaaggtgaggaagaggagaaggagccagAGAACCTGGGCAAGCTGCAGTTCTCTTTGGACTACGATTTCCAGGCAAACCAG CTCACAGTGGGGATCCTCCAAGCTGCTGAACTGCCAGCTTTGGACATGGGTGGCACCTCAGACCCCTATGTCAAGGTGTTCCTGCTCCctgacaagaagaaaaagtatgAGACCAAAGTGCAGAAGAAGACCCTCAACCCTGCCTTCAATGAGACCTTCACCTTCAAG GTGCCCTACCAGGAGCTGGGTGGAAAGACTCTGGTGATGGCCATCTACGACTTTGATCGCTTCTCCAAGCACGACATCATAGGGGAGGTGAAGGTGCCCATGAACACAGTGGACCTGGGCCAGCCCATCGAGGAGTGGAGGGACCTGCAGagtggagaaaaggaggag CCAGAGAAGCTGGGAGACATCTGCATCTCCCTGCGGTACGTGCCCACAGCCGGGAAGCTCACTGTCTGCATCCTGGAAGCCAAGAACCTGAAGAAGATGGATGTTGGGGGCCTCTCAG ATCCCTACGTGaagatccacctgctgcagaaTGGCAAGAGgttgaagaagaagaagaccACAGTCAAGAAGAAGACCCTGAACCCCTACTTCAATGAGTCCTTCAGCTTTGAGATCCCCTTTGAGCAGATACAG AAAGTGCAAGTGGTCATCACAGTGCTGGACTACGACAAGCTGGGGAAGAACGAGGCCATCGGCAAGATCTTCACGGGCTTGAACTCCACGGGCACGGAGCTGCGGCACTGGTCTGACATGCTGGCCAACCCGCGGCGGCCCATTGCCCAGTGGCACTCGCTGAAGCCAGAGGAGGAAGTGGATGCAGCTCTCGGCAAGAACAAATAG